One genomic segment of Rubeoparvulum massiliense includes these proteins:
- a CDS encoding thermonuclease family protein has translation MRSIYTYFRTAFVFFVLILSFSIMSGCSILLDEPAQAPEDPAHPERIPAFVERVVDGDTINITVEGKEETVRLLLIDTPETKHPTKPVQPFGPEASQYTKDHLEGKNIELELDVSERDKYGRFLAYVWINDQLFNEMLLAEGLARVAYVYPPNIKYVDQFREVQKIAQQEGIGIWSIEDYAREDGFAENVKMPREETVPASNSTATNKPEGDLDSHNSPIVIQEVNLREEYVILYNRSAEAILMEDWLLVSVQGDQRYTFPDDFSLAAGAQVTIWSGTAEKDATPSHLWWTSQNIWRNDGDAAQLYHGESLMDEVQ, from the coding sequence ATGCGATCCATTTATACCTATTTTCGTACAGCTTTCGTATTTTTTGTTTTAATTCTCTCATTCTCTATTATGAGCGGTTGCTCCATCCTTCTCGATGAACCAGCACAAGCACCGGAGGATCCTGCGCATCCAGAGCGAATTCCAGCCTTTGTCGAACGCGTTGTCGATGGGGACACCATCAATATTACCGTTGAAGGGAAAGAAGAGACTGTTCGTTTACTCTTAATTGATACTCCTGAAACAAAGCATCCTACCAAGCCCGTGCAACCCTTCGGACCGGAAGCGAGTCAGTATACGAAGGACCATCTTGAAGGAAAAAATATCGAACTGGAGCTAGATGTTTCGGAGCGAGATAAATACGGACGCTTTCTCGCTTATGTCTGGATCAATGATCAACTCTTTAACGAGATGTTATTAGCAGAGGGACTGGCACGTGTGGCTTACGTCTATCCTCCCAATATCAAATATGTGGACCAATTTCGTGAAGTGCAGAAAATCGCCCAACAGGAAGGAATAGGGATCTGGAGCATCGAGGATTATGCTCGCGAGGATGGATTCGCTGAGAATGTGAAGATGCCACGAGAGGAAACCGTTCCAGCTTCCAACTCAACAGCCACCAATAAGCCTGAGGGAGACCTCGATTCACACAATTCACCCATCGTGATCCAAGAAGTGAACCTACGGGAAGAATATGTGATCCTCTATAATCGATCAGCAGAAGCTATCCTGATGGAAGATTGGCTCCTCGTCAGTGTACAGGGAGACCAACGATACACATTTCCTGATGATTTTAGCTTAGCAGCTGGTGCACAGGTTACAATCTGGTCAGGAACAGCGGAAAAGGATGCAACCCCATCTCATCTCTGGTGGACATCACAGAACATCTGGCGCAATGATGGCGATGCAGCTCAGCTTTATCATGGAGAGAGCCTCATGGATGAAGTACAATAG
- a CDS encoding KOW domain-containing RNA-binding protein, translated as MLKRIGAYVMIPAGQNAGKIGQVIDDHTGFVETEPLVVRFADGSITTYDVHQVELVSLEQINHWYQITTSSALLHHLDRNQADFYMGDN; from the coding sequence ATGCTTAAACGAATTGGCGCCTATGTGATGATTCCTGCAGGGCAGAACGCTGGTAAGATCGGGCAAGTGATTGATGACCATACTGGATTTGTTGAAACAGAGCCTTTGGTAGTTCGTTTTGCTGATGGAAGTATCACCACCTATGATGTCCATCAAGTTGAACTTGTTTCCTTAGAACAGATCAATCATTGGTACCAAATCACCACGTCGTCCGCCCTCCTCCATCATCTTGACAGAAATCAGGCGGATTTTTATATGGGCGATAATTAA
- a CDS encoding DUF378 domain-containing protein encodes MRSFTLVSLVFVIIGALNWLLIGLFNWDLVQWLFGGNEIVPRIIYIAIGLAGLYALTILKRITR; translated from the coding sequence ATGCGTAGCTTCACATTGGTGTCATTGGTATTCGTGATCATTGGTGCCTTAAACTGGTTGCTGATTGGCCTCTTTAATTGGGATCTAGTCCAATGGCTCTTCGGTGGAAATGAGATCGTTCCCCGCATTATTTATATCGCCATCGGACTGGCTGGGCTCTACGCCTTGACCATCTTGAAAAGAATCACTCGATAG
- a CDS encoding MerR family transcriptional regulator, with translation MYNIKVVSNMLDMPAVTIRAWENRYQAVIPRRSPSGHRLYSEQDIQDLRWLKTQVEEKGMNISQAVKLLRSRKRDSEHHLSQQVETTVNNPDLLYLDKIDELYKAIHAFDSTRVNNLFDLYFSLYHYSDVFNYIVRKLMDFLEEKREKGEVTIAHEHFASNLAMQRLYQFFRAFPVNPTLPKVLAFTPEGELHQLGLLYFSLFLRSHQYDVIYLGINTPMDGLDDLIQMHDIRIILISVTCESLRPLTEKMVKHFRKMHPHLQILIGGQAFREEEVPATCHYVDEDAANWYLWLEQQR, from the coding sequence TTGTATAACATAAAAGTGGTTTCTAATATGCTTGATATGCCTGCAGTAACGATCCGTGCTTGGGAGAATCGCTACCAAGCTGTCATACCCCGCCGATCTCCTTCAGGACATCGACTCTATAGTGAACAAGATATTCAGGATCTTCGCTGGTTAAAGACACAGGTAGAAGAAAAAGGAATGAATATCAGCCAAGCTGTAAAGCTACTTCGTAGTCGGAAGCGGGATAGTGAACATCATCTAAGTCAACAAGTTGAGACAACGGTAAATAATCCTGATCTACTCTATCTTGATAAAATTGATGAGTTATATAAGGCGATCCATGCCTTTGATTCTACGCGGGTGAATAATCTATTCGATCTTTATTTTTCTTTATATCATTATTCCGATGTTTTTAACTATATTGTTCGCAAGCTCATGGATTTTCTTGAAGAAAAAAGAGAAAAGGGAGAAGTCACCATCGCTCACGAACATTTTGCAAGCAATCTTGCCATGCAGCGATTATACCAATTTTTTCGTGCATTTCCTGTCAACCCTACCCTCCCAAAGGTACTTGCCTTCACTCCTGAAGGTGAATTGCATCAACTAGGCTTACTCTATTTTTCCTTGTTTTTACGATCGCATCAATATGACGTGATCTACTTAGGAATCAACACCCCCATGGATGGCTTAGATGACTTGATTCAAATGCATGATATTCGAATTATTTTAATCTCCGTGACTTGTGAATCACTCCGCCCATTGACAGAAAAAATGGTGAAACATTTTCGTAAGATGCACCCCCATCTCCAAATATTGATTGGTGGACAAGCTTTTCGTGAGGAGGAGGTTCCTGCTACATGTCATTATGTAGATGAGGACGCAGCTAATTGGTATTTATGGTTGGAGCAACAACGGTAG
- a CDS encoding aminoglycoside N(3)-acetyltransferase, producing the protein MSKELSLIAASAKPQTRENLGEDLRGLGVEPGMTLLVHSSLSKLGWVCGGAVAVVQALMDVLTPKGTLIMPTHTTHYSDPAYWEAPAVPESWWETIRNTMPAFDRDYTASFFMGAIPETFRQFPDVIRSNHPQVSFAAWGEQATEITSNHSLHYGLSEESPLGKIYEAKGMVLLLGVGYENNTSFHLSEYRSKVRPVIKNGAPIWKDGVRIWQEIEDLDIDSERFAEIGILMEQQVEVTKGKVGSADAILFQQRAAVDFATTWFKHTYKEWE; encoded by the coding sequence ATGAGCAAAGAATTGAGTTTAATTGCCGCAAGTGCAAAACCGCAAACAAGGGAGAATCTTGGGGAAGATTTACGTGGGCTCGGGGTGGAACCTGGAATGACATTACTAGTTCATTCCTCTCTGAGTAAGCTAGGCTGGGTGTGCGGAGGTGCTGTTGCGGTTGTACAAGCACTGATGGATGTACTTACGCCAAAAGGAACCTTGATTATGCCTACACATACCACACACTACTCTGACCCAGCATATTGGGAAGCACCCGCTGTTCCAGAGAGCTGGTGGGAGACGATTCGTAATACCATGCCAGCGTTCGATCGTGATTATACAGCTTCATTTTTTATGGGAGCCATCCCTGAAACATTCCGTCAGTTTCCCGATGTGATTCGTAGTAATCATCCTCAGGTATCCTTCGCAGCCTGGGGTGAACAGGCTACTGAGATCACCTCCAACCATTCGCTCCATTATGGCTTAAGTGAAGAATCGCCGTTGGGGAAAATTTATGAGGCCAAGGGAATGGTGCTTTTATTGGGAGTAGGATACGAGAATAATACTTCCTTTCACCTCTCGGAGTATCGCTCTAAGGTCCGCCCAGTGATTAAGAATGGTGCTCCCATTTGGAAGGATGGAGTACGGATCTGGCAAGAGATCGAAGATCTCGACATTGATAGTGAACGCTTTGCGGAGATTGGGATTTTGATGGAGCAGCAAGTAGAAGTTACAAAAGGAAAAGTAGGTTCAGCAGACGCCATTTTATTTCAGCAACGGGCTGCAGTGGACTTTGCTACTACGTGGTTCAAACATACATATAAGGAATGGGAATAG
- a CDS encoding YeiH family protein, producing the protein MKGKEFIDLSKLRGMGQGIILSLLLAIIARELTHFSFFSMMGPMIIAILLGMLWRSLFGVEASAGVGISFTSKYLLRAGIILLGFTINLHELFAAGPLVFTLALVAVVLGFTAVGLFGKWLRVDPTLGLLVASGTAICGAAAIAAVSAPAKAKHDESAISIAVIALLGTVFAIIDTLLYSVFPISAAHYGLFTGSSLHEIAHVVAAATPAGDKGMEMALLVKMSRVLLLIPVVLLVGIWKGKKEKENVVSDKKLPIPWFIFGFLLVSLLNSGEIVSESWTQHFVSAAYLLMTMAMAAMGLSVKWEVIRQKGGRLLLAGLSGSVILAVVMFFLSDVVLR; encoded by the coding sequence ATGAAAGGTAAGGAATTCATCGATCTAAGTAAATTACGTGGTATGGGGCAGGGGATTATCCTTTCCCTTCTTTTGGCGATTATTGCGCGTGAACTGACTCATTTTTCGTTTTTTTCCATGATGGGTCCGATGATTATTGCGATTCTCCTCGGGATGTTGTGGCGTTCTCTTTTTGGTGTGGAAGCCAGCGCTGGTGTGGGAATCTCATTTACAAGTAAATACTTGCTACGAGCAGGAATTATTCTTCTAGGTTTTACCATCAACTTACATGAGCTATTTGCTGCGGGACCATTGGTGTTCACGCTTGCATTGGTTGCTGTAGTTCTTGGATTTACAGCGGTTGGGCTCTTCGGGAAGTGGCTACGTGTTGATCCAACATTGGGACTATTGGTGGCTTCTGGTACCGCCATCTGTGGTGCTGCTGCCATCGCTGCGGTATCTGCACCAGCGAAGGCAAAGCATGATGAATCAGCGATTAGTATTGCAGTCATCGCTCTATTGGGAACGGTCTTTGCCATCATTGATACCCTTTTATATTCGGTATTTCCTATCTCTGCTGCTCATTATGGCCTCTTTACGGGTAGCTCCCTACATGAGATTGCCCATGTGGTAGCAGCAGCAACACCAGCTGGTGATAAGGGGATGGAGATGGCGCTGCTGGTTAAGATGTCACGGGTGTTGCTCTTAATTCCAGTAGTACTCCTTGTAGGCATATGGAAGGGAAAAAAAGAAAAAGAGAATGTGGTAAGTGATAAAAAACTACCCATTCCCTGGTTTATTTTTGGCTTTCTCCTTGTGAGTCTACTTAATTCAGGAGAAATTGTCTCCGAAAGCTGGACGCAACACTTTGTTTCTGCAGCTTACCTCCTGATGACGATGGCCATGGCAGCCATGGGCTTAAGTGTAAAATGGGAGGTAATCAGACAGAAGGGTGGACGCCTCTTGCTTGCAGGCTTAAGTGGTTCCGTTATCTTAGCTGTGGTCATGTTCTTTTTGAGTGATGTTGTACTCCGTTGA
- a CDS encoding LysR family transcriptional regulator: protein MNLDLLRVFVAVVEEGNFSKAAEKVHLSQPAVSQQVQNLEQNFSCKLLHRTPKNLRLTTEGKVLFHRAKEILQLVETTKQEIDQLHHLVTGELVIGASYTVGEYVLPGMIAQFKETHPQVKIHTYIANTEEIAQLVRGHEVDIGFIEGDVYDSQLQVEPIMEDEMVLIAHPSHQRAQGGSFSLEQLRNFHWVMREKGSGTRAYSDFLLNMIDHTPKGATIFSSNQGVKEGVMAGMGVALISRWAVQRELQSGELCSLQLPASYRVTRLFSLLRTEGHDLTFAGTAFLKLVHQLCSTEYNITQKEHDHS from the coding sequence ATGAACTTAGATCTGTTACGCGTATTTGTGGCTGTAGTGGAAGAAGGAAATTTTTCAAAAGCAGCAGAAAAGGTTCACTTATCCCAACCTGCTGTTAGTCAACAAGTACAGAACCTAGAACAGAATTTTTCCTGTAAACTATTGCATCGAACTCCGAAAAATCTTCGCTTAACTACAGAAGGAAAGGTTTTATTCCACCGTGCCAAGGAAATCCTACAGCTAGTGGAAACAACGAAGCAGGAGATTGATCAATTACATCATTTAGTGACTGGTGAGTTGGTCATTGGCGCTAGCTATACAGTAGGAGAGTATGTTTTACCTGGAATGATTGCGCAGTTCAAGGAAACACATCCCCAAGTAAAGATTCACACCTATATTGCGAACACTGAGGAGATTGCACAGCTTGTGCGAGGACATGAGGTGGATATTGGTTTTATTGAAGGAGATGTGTATGATTCCCAGTTGCAGGTAGAGCCTATCATGGAGGATGAAATGGTACTCATTGCCCATCCCTCCCACCAGCGAGCCCAAGGAGGAAGCTTCTCTTTGGAACAACTTCGAAATTTTCACTGGGTAATGCGCGAAAAAGGCTCAGGTACAAGGGCCTATTCCGACTTCCTCTTAAATATGATTGATCATACGCCTAAAGGGGCTACGATTTTTAGCAGTAATCAAGGTGTGAAGGAAGGCGTGATGGCAGGGATGGGCGTGGCTCTCATTTCCAGATGGGCTGTGCAACGAGAACTACAGAGTGGTGAGCTCTGCTCTCTCCAGCTTCCTGCATCCTACCGAGTAACACGCCTATTCTCACTGCTACGCACCGAAGGTCATGACTTAACCTTCGCAGGGACTGCCTTCCTTAAACTGGTACACCAGCTCTGCTCAACGGAGTACAACATCACTCAAAAAGAACATGACCACAGCTAA
- a CDS encoding DUF2325 domain-containing protein: MDYQQVLEMMKEKMKSEIEHLELQQLTQQIETFQYNLQFLSALKDLYQVEERTDSAQIEPAYLNEVNIEEEVDSFNDEQMANVYRLERKLRGGFIPQLNQFIPEGLIRSLDLEHGDWIRVTENQYSQDKYQIQLEKRGDGDLAPNRKQINYCMIERDGTLLVVRRTLLHGGEYIKHGEVPYTFVIKDEDRNFFSLTDGAIVDIAYYDQNPNTCKVIWVHQLESEASPASNSGSGKNRERGSALQGEGSSREPIYQGKTILVIGCEPRKAQYREQIELRSGSFLWAEGTEGAERLTSYVNKADAVVILLPFIRHQASYDAVRICKALQVPFSTVSSLGIQSVLLGIDQALNLSQ, encoded by the coding sequence ATGGACTATCAACAGGTTTTAGAGATGATGAAAGAGAAGATGAAAAGTGAGATTGAACATCTGGAGCTTCAGCAATTAACGCAGCAAATTGAAACATTCCAATACAATCTACAGTTTCTGTCTGCCTTAAAGGATCTTTATCAGGTAGAAGAGAGGACAGATTCTGCTCAAATAGAGCCAGCTTATCTAAATGAAGTGAATATTGAAGAAGAAGTAGATTCATTTAATGATGAACAGATGGCCAATGTATATCGCTTAGAACGTAAATTACGAGGAGGTTTTATTCCGCAGCTCAATCAATTCATTCCTGAAGGGTTGATCCGTTCCCTTGACTTGGAGCATGGCGATTGGATACGCGTCACTGAGAACCAGTATTCTCAGGATAAGTACCAGATTCAGCTTGAGAAAAGAGGAGACGGTGATCTAGCACCCAATCGCAAGCAGATTAATTACTGCATGATCGAGCGGGATGGTACATTACTTGTGGTAAGACGAACACTTCTTCATGGAGGGGAATATATTAAACATGGCGAGGTTCCGTATACCTTCGTGATTAAAGATGAGGATCGCAATTTCTTTAGCTTGACAGACGGCGCCATTGTGGATATCGCTTACTATGATCAGAATCCCAATACCTGTAAGGTAATCTGGGTTCACCAGTTGGAGAGTGAAGCTTCACCTGCTTCCAATAGTGGTTCTGGTAAGAATCGGGAACGGGGGAGCGCATTACAAGGGGAAGGCAGTAGTCGCGAGCCGATTTATCAAGGGAAAACCATCCTTGTCATCGGCTGCGAACCGCGAAAGGCACAATATCGGGAGCAGATTGAGCTACGGAGTGGTAGCTTTCTCTGGGCGGAAGGAACGGAAGGTGCAGAGCGCTTGACCTCGTATGTGAATAAGGCAGATGCTGTGGTGATTCTTCTTCCCTTTATCAGACATCAAGCCTCCTATGATGCAGTACGGATCTGCAAGGCCCTTCAAGTACCGTTTAGTACGGTCAGTTCCTTAGGTATTCAGTCGGTTCTGCTGGGGATCGATCAAGCGCTCAACCTTAGCCAATAA
- a CDS encoding isochorismatase family protein yields the protein MDQGYECHLVTDAVSSRAEENRALGIHRMEQAGAIKDYWLRLSA from the coding sequence ATCGATCAAGGGTATGAGTGCCATTTAGTCACCGACGCTGTTTCTTCGCGAGCAGAAGAGAATCGTGCACTGGGTATTCATCGGATGGAGCAGGCTGGGGCGATTAAGGATTATTGGCTAAGGTTGAGCGCTTGA
- the hutU gene encoding urocanate hydratase, with product MEEMKRHIPQYLGNTLHAKGWIQEAALRMLYNNLHPDVAEAPDQLVVYGGIGKAARDWECFDAIVQSLLDLENDETLLIQSGKPVGIFRTHENAPRVLLANSNLVPRWANWEHFRELEKKGLMMYGQMTAGSWIYIGSQGIVQGTYETFAEVARQHFNGSLAGTITLTAGLGGMGGAQPLAVTMNEGVCIAIEVDRKRIERRLATGYVDLLIEDVADALRLAEAAKQERKPLSIGLLGNAAELLPQFLSQGWTPDILTDQTSAHDPLNGYIPPGFRSDEALLARQQNSTQYEQLAKKAIAQHVKAMVALKERGAITFDYGNNIRQVAYDEGIEEAFSFPGFVPAYIRPLFCEGKGPFRWVALSGDPEDIYRTDRLILEEFPHHHQLCRWIQLAQEKIHFQGLPARIAWLGYGERAQFGLRLNELVANGELKAPIVIGRDHLDAGSVASPNRETEGMRDGSDAVADWPLLNALINSVGGASWVSIHHGGGVGMGYSLHAGMVIVADGTPEAAERIDRVLTSDPGMGVIRHVDAGYEKAYATAAQFGIKIPMQHS from the coding sequence ATGGAAGAGATGAAGCGTCATATTCCTCAATACTTGGGTAACACACTCCATGCAAAAGGATGGATTCAAGAAGCTGCCCTTCGAATGCTATACAATAATCTCCATCCTGATGTAGCAGAAGCTCCTGATCAATTAGTAGTATATGGTGGAATCGGTAAAGCAGCAAGAGATTGGGAATGCTTTGATGCTATCGTGCAGAGCTTACTTGATCTAGAGAATGATGAAACCCTTTTAATTCAATCCGGAAAGCCAGTGGGAATCTTTCGTACTCATGAAAATGCTCCGCGTGTTTTACTAGCCAATTCCAATCTCGTTCCTCGTTGGGCCAATTGGGAGCATTTTCGCGAGCTCGAAAAAAAGGGATTAATGATGTATGGTCAGATGACTGCAGGTAGCTGGATTTATATTGGTAGTCAAGGGATTGTTCAAGGTACATATGAGACCTTTGCTGAGGTAGCACGGCAGCACTTCAACGGGTCACTAGCAGGTACAATCACTTTAACTGCCGGCTTAGGGGGTATGGGTGGTGCACAGCCTCTAGCAGTTACCATGAATGAAGGTGTCTGTATTGCCATTGAAGTAGATCGCAAAAGAATCGAGCGTCGTCTCGCTACAGGCTATGTCGACCTACTGATTGAGGATGTGGCGGATGCTTTACGGCTTGCAGAAGCTGCTAAACAAGAACGTAAGCCGCTCTCCATTGGTCTACTGGGAAATGCTGCTGAGCTACTTCCCCAATTTTTAAGCCAAGGCTGGACGCCGGATATCCTCACGGATCAAACCTCAGCACATGATCCACTAAATGGTTATATTCCACCAGGATTTCGTAGCGATGAAGCGCTCCTCGCAAGGCAGCAGAATTCTACACAATATGAACAGCTTGCTAAGAAAGCCATTGCACAGCATGTGAAGGCCATGGTGGCGCTGAAAGAACGGGGTGCCATCACCTTTGACTACGGGAATAATATTCGACAGGTGGCTTATGACGAAGGAATTGAAGAGGCATTCTCTTTTCCCGGCTTTGTTCCTGCATATATTCGTCCTCTTTTCTGCGAAGGGAAAGGTCCTTTCCGTTGGGTCGCATTATCAGGGGATCCTGAGGACATCTATCGAACGGATCGCTTAATTCTCGAAGAGTTTCCCCATCATCATCAGCTCTGTCGCTGGATTCAACTTGCTCAAGAAAAGATCCATTTTCAAGGCTTACCTGCTCGGATCGCTTGGCTCGGCTATGGGGAAAGAGCTCAATTTGGCTTGCGTCTAAACGAGCTGGTAGCTAATGGAGAGCTGAAGGCACCTATCGTGATTGGACGCGATCATCTCGATGCAGGCTCTGTGGCCTCACCTAATCGAGAAACAGAAGGAATGCGAGATGGTAGTGATGCTGTCGCTGACTGGCCTCTGCTCAATGCCTTAATCAACAGTGTTGGTGGAGCGAGCTGGGTCTCCATTCATCATGGCGGTGGTGTGGGAATGGGGTACTCTCTCCATGCTGGTATGGTAATTGTGGCTGATGGAACTCCAGAAGCAGCAGAGCGAATTGACCGTGTTCTAACCAGCGATCCCGGGATGGGTGTGATCCGACATGTAGATGCAGGGTATGAAAAGGCGTATGCAACAGCAGCTCAATTTGGCATAAAAATTCCGATGCAACACTCATAA